A genomic segment from Leopardus geoffroyi isolate Oge1 chromosome A2, O.geoffroyi_Oge1_pat1.0, whole genome shotgun sequence encodes:
- the TWIST1 gene encoding twist-related protein 1, whose translation MMQDVSSSPVSPADDSLSNSEEEPDRQQPPSGKRGGRKRRSSRRSAGGGAGPGGAAGGGVGGGDEPGSPAQGKRGKKSAGGGGGGAGGGGSSSGGGSPQSYEELQTQRVMANVRERQRTQSLNEAFAALRKIIPTLPSDKLSKIQTLKLAARYIDFLYQVLQSDELDSKMASCSYVAHERLSYAFSVWRMEGAWSMSASH comes from the coding sequence ATGATGCAGGACGTGTCCAGCTCGCCAGTCTCGCCGGCCGACGACAGCCTGAGCAACAGCGAGGAAGAGCCGGACCGGCAGCAGCCGCCGAGCGGCAAGCGCGGGGGGCGCAAGCGGCGCAGCAGCCGGCGCAgcgcgggcggcggcgcggggcccGGCGGGGCCGCGGGCGGGGGCGTCGGAGGCGGCGACGAGCCGGGCAGCCCGGCCCAGGGCAAGCGCGGCAAGAAATCTgcgggtggcggcggcggcggcgccggcggcggcggcagcagcagcggcggcgggaGCCCGCAGTCCTACGAGGAGCTGCAGACGCAGCGGGTCATGGCCAACGTGCGGGAGCGCCAGCGCACGCAATCGCTGAACGAGGCGTTCGCCGCGCTGCGGAAGATCATCCCCACGCTGCCTTCGGACAAGCTGAGCAAGATCCAGACCCTCAAGTTGGCGGCCAGGTACATCGACTTCCTCTACCAGGTTCTCCAGAGCGACGAGCTGGACTCCAAGATGGCAAGCTGCAGCTATGTGGCCCATGAGCGGCTCAGCTACGCCTTCTCGGTCTGGAGGATGGAGGGGGCCTGGTCCATGTCCGCGTCCCACTAG